The following coding sequences lie in one Spea bombifrons isolate aSpeBom1 chromosome 5, aSpeBom1.2.pri, whole genome shotgun sequence genomic window:
- the C5H7orf31 gene encoding uncharacterized protein C7orf31 homolog produces the protein MEVQFDLSHYYRQREGALELSPSLQSSEVWTPLQLPQRITVSPDRYQEYLARSPFTPRLPWGKEREYGGIGPVSLPDDHRPKAEPPPLDAKGHKHYGYGGDPWPRGLPIQQFNEITQLKKSAVRASDDLYPKPPAASISARQLYVDFPAEHPYHSHISKFAMFPSFKSPEESLHCASPPEPERPSRPYTAVILKKTKGNPYRHEVIYMPPDSEKEPLIWPGQQGYFHFPKFHLKNGQIYYPMPPKTVAPNASEKPPEERLSDRTANMQKNVIKSQWITSYNRSFTGRGEMNPLKLDNYYEKLHSRIVGQSDENTELKQAFLSAMLSARPLKDHIAEMKEGHRIFGGKEVVQKVDAEDENSKSTKPNLYEESGTGQFIRSVWPPRNDCHISEVPSNSKDCTTQQEPKCYSPHRMLTSFGKITDTDKHNALYRRQVTPMQLVTEEELKAPKSLCYRPLTSRKLIGGSETGIEDSTVLKANESQNALNSCNKQRVSGIPAPGEISSKDLKRPHTAFSELPEVISKSEMSKNFHQNFPEKAKDLRDNYHSGKKHTFYGFHSFYFHN, from the exons ATGGAGGTGCAGTTTGACTTATCACATTACTACAGGCAGAGGGAAGGAGCCCTGGAACTATCCCCAAGTCTGCAATCATCCGAAGTATGGACTCCTCTACAATTACCCCAGCGTATTACTGTATCTCCAGACCG ATATCAAGAGTACCTTGCAAGATCCCCTTTCACACCAAGACTTCCCTGGGGAAAGGAAAGAGAATATGGAGGAATAGGGCCAGTATCCCTTCCGGACGACCATAGACCAAAGGCAGAACCACCGCCATTAGATGCCAAGGGACACAAGCACTATGGCTATGGAGGAGACCCTTGGCCAAG AGGACTTCCTATACAGCAATTCAATGAAATAACCCAGCTGAAAAAAAGTGCAGTTCGTGCAAGTGATGACTt GTATCCTAAACCACCTGCTGCTTCTATCAG CGCAAGACAACTATATGTGgatttcccagcagaacatccATACCATTCACACATATCGAAATTTGCCATGTTCCCAAGTTTCAAGTCACCAGAAGAGTCTCTACACTGCGCCTCTCCCCCCGAGCCTGAAAGGCCATCAAGGCCCTATACCGCtgtcattttaaagaaaacaaaag GAAATCCATATAGACATGAGGTCATTTATATGCCTCCTGATTCAGAAAAGGAGCCTTTGATTTGGCCAGGCCAGCAAGGATACTTTCAT TTTCCCAAATTCCATCTGAAAAATGGACAGATATATTATCCCATGCCCCCCAAAACAGTGGCTCCTAATGCTTCAGAGAAGCCACCTGAAGAGAGACTCTCTGACAGGAcagcaaatatgcaaaaaaatgtaataaagtctCAGTGGATAACATCATATAACCGCAGCTTCACAG GTCGTGGTGAAATGAATCCTCTGAAGCTTGATAATTATTATGAAAAACTTCATAGCAGAATCGTAGGACAATCAGATGAAAACACAGAACTG AAGCAAGCTTTTCTCTCTGCCATGCTATCAGCAAGACCACTGAAAGACCATATTGCTGAAATGAAAGAGGGTCATCGTATCTTCGGTGGAAAGGAAGTAGTTCAGAAAGTTGATGCAGAAGATGAAAACTCAAAAAGCACCAAACCTAATTTGTATGAAGAAAGTGGTACTGGACAGTTTATCCGTTCCGTATGGCCTCCTAGAAACGACTGTCATATCTCAGAGGTCCCCAGCAACTCCAAGGACTGCACCACACAGCAGGAACCTAAATGTTACTCACCCCATAGGATGCTCACAAGTTTTGGTAAGATCACAGACACGGATAAACACAATGCTTTGTACAGAAGACAGGTTACCCCCATGCAATTAGTGACTGAAGAAGAGCTTAAAGCTCCAAAATCACTCTGTTACCGACCTTTAACATCAAGAAAACTGATTGGTGGCTCTGAGACTGGTATTGAGGATTCTACTGTTTTAAAGGCTAATGAAAGCCAAAATGCATTGAACTCCTGCAACAAGCAACGTGTTTCGGGAATACCAGCACCAGGAGAAATATCTAGCAAGGATCTAAAACGGCCACACACAGCCTTTTCAGAGCTCCCAGAAGTGATCTCTAAATCAGAAATGAGCAAGAATTTTCATCAAAACTTCCCAGAAAAGGCCAAGGATCTAAGAGACAATTATCATTCTGGGAAAAAGCACACCTTCTATGGTTTCCATTCgttttattttcacaattaa
- the NPVF gene encoding pro-FMRFamide-related neuropeptide VF yields the protein MEMFSASKTILFILGTIAIFSSSYLCVDEFTTNLESQEKYDDLFEQSSEDVLNQRNGNSEELQYWGTDGVNEIASVLSKYSNLPIEVERGFLEERGIKPAVNLPQRFGRGSDDKVAKSVPNLPQRFGRYLPGKPSIQSAANLPQRFGRSVHSGHLVQSLAALPLRFGRGTHLQRLQCETNPYTQEIKNSQEGNDRTQGLNCDYERKLQM from the exons ATGGAGATGTTCTCTGCCAGTAAGACTATACTTTTCATTCTTGGCACCATTGCCATCTTCTCCTCTTCCTATCTCTGCGTAGACGAATTTACGACTAATCTGGAAAGCCAAGAGAAATACGATGACTTATTTGAG CAATCCTCAGAAGACGTCCTAAACCAGAGAAATGGTAATTCTGAAGAACTTCAATACTGGGGTACAGATGGCGTAAATGAAATTGCATCTGTACTGAGCAAGTATAGTAATTTACCAATAGAGGTTGAGAGAGGATTTCTGGAAGAGAGAGGCATCAAGCCTGCTGTAAATTTGCCCCAACGATTTGGAAGAGGCTCTGACGACAAAGTAGCAAAGAGCGTCCCTAACCTGCCCCAACGATTTGGGCGATATCTTCCTGGCAAGCCCAGTATCCAGTCAGCAGCCAATTTGCCCCAACGGTTTGGCAGATCAGTGCACAGCGGCCATTTGGTACAGTCTCTTGCTGCATTACCTCTTAGATTTGGAAGAGGGACACATCTCCAGAGACTACAATGTGAGACAAATCCGTAtacacaagaaataaaaaattccCAAGAAGGCAATGACAG GACACAGGGACTGAATTGTGATTATGAGAGAAAACTACAAATGTGA